The following proteins come from a genomic window of Pedobacter faecalis:
- a CDS encoding DUF6364 family protein, which translates to MKARLNLTIDESLLSRVKQYSENNKISISKLVEQYFKSISKPAMKENIIDMVERLKEAKFNVNADLKNGYYEEQAGKYGF; encoded by the coding sequence ATGAAAGCCAGATTGAATTTAACAATTGATGAATCCTTATTGTCCCGCGTCAAACAATATTCTGAAAACAATAAGATTAGTATATCCAAATTGGTAGAACAGTATTTCAAAAGCATCTCGAAGCCTGCAATGAAGGAAAATATCATTGATATGGTAGAGCGTTTAAAGGAAGCGAAGTTTAACGTGAATGCAGATTTGAAAAATGGCTATTACGAAGAGCAAGCCGGTAAATATGGGTTTTAG
- a CDS encoding DUF3817 domain-containing protein, whose protein sequence is MNTLSIFRKVAVAEGISYILLIFIAMPLKYWLDMPEAVKYTGWAHGVLFMLYVVVLIMAWQEYKWNFKRVALFGFASLLPFAPFWVDKQLKEDN, encoded by the coding sequence ATGAATACGTTATCAATTTTCAGAAAAGTTGCCGTTGCTGAAGGGATTTCATACATCCTGCTTATATTCATCGCCATGCCGCTCAAGTACTGGCTTGATATGCCTGAAGCGGTGAAATACACGGGCTGGGCACATGGCGTACTGTTCATGCTCTATGTTGTAGTGCTTATTATGGCATGGCAGGAATATAAATGGAACTTTAAACGGGTTGCGCTCTTTGGATTTGCATCACTTCTGCCCTTTGCTCCGTTTTGGGTAGACAAGCAATTGAAAGAAGATAATTAA
- a CDS encoding response regulator, producing the protein MINIILAEDHQIVRAGIKLLLSDDPDLHIVAEARNGQSVLELLGDNTTADVILSDITMPIMDGFEMLQQVKAKYPDVRVVFLSMIDDEKQIAAAIAGGAAGYLFKNADAQELTFAIKFVAGGQRYICSELAFRLLERLPAARRTEDTYDAEEFTDREMEVLKLIADGLTNAEIADKIFLSKRTVEGHRQALLKKTGARNSASLIRAAMQKNMI; encoded by the coding sequence ATGATTAATATCATCCTCGCTGAAGACCATCAAATCGTTCGTGCCGGTATAAAATTGCTGTTGAGCGACGACCCGGATCTCCATATTGTCGCCGAGGCCAGAAACGGACAGTCCGTATTGGAACTGTTGGGCGACAATACTACTGCTGATGTGATCTTGTCTGACATCACGATGCCAATAATGGACGGTTTCGAAATGCTTCAGCAAGTCAAAGCTAAATATCCGGATGTCAGGGTAGTTTTCCTGTCGATGATAGACGATGAGAAGCAAATTGCTGCAGCTATTGCGGGTGGTGCTGCGGGTTATCTCTTCAAAAATGCAGATGCCCAGGAGCTTACTTTTGCCATCAAGTTTGTGGCAGGTGGCCAGCGATATATCTGTTCTGAACTTGCTTTTAGGCTTCTGGAAAGATTACCGGCCGCCAGACGAACCGAAGATACATACGACGCTGAAGAATTCACGGATCGTGAGATGGAGGTGTTAAAGCTGATTGCCGACGGACTCACCAACGCTGAAATAGCCGATAAAATATTTCTAAGCAAGCGTACGGTAGAGGGACACCGGCAGGCGCTTTTAAAGAAAACAGGTGCACGCAATTCTGCAAGCCTGATCCGCGCTGCAATGCAAAAAAACATGATTTAA
- a CDS encoding FAD-dependent oxidoreductase, which yields MKKNILRDSITASPWQTIGKPEVGAATNLTEIFDTVIIGAGITGITTALMLQQAGQKCIVLEAGNVGYGTTGGTSAHLNTFFDTTYPQIESDFSKEAAKLVAQTGKEAMGIIKGYIDKYQADCDFECKDGYLYSENERETKELKEILESSAEAGVEVEEASENGVTVPFESVIRFGNQAQFHPMKYLATLAKAFTDMGGIVLENAFVTNRKSKDGLSEVVTDKAQIKGRNVVYATHLPPGITAFSLRCAPYRSYVIGARLKNEQYPGSLTYDMQEPYHYFRTHEIEGQKYLIVGGEDHKTGHDNPEEAFANLESYLRQYYEVESIDYRWSSQYYVPVDGLPYIGSMAAADEQVYIATGFNGNGMIFGTISGKIISDQILGIENPYSQLYSPSRLKPIAGFSEFVKENADVAWRFVADRFGTEELEAVADLKPGEGKVVEFDGDRLAVYKDAGGKVTALSPVCTHAGCIVNFNAAEKSWDCPCHGGRFDTSGKVLCGPPQKDLEQVAFS from the coding sequence ATGAAAAAGAATATATTAAGGGATAGCATTACTGCAAGTCCCTGGCAAACCATCGGAAAGCCAGAGGTCGGCGCCGCGACCAATCTCACTGAAATATTCGACACCGTTATCATTGGCGCCGGGATAACGGGTATAACCACTGCCTTGATGCTTCAACAGGCGGGTCAGAAATGTATCGTACTCGAAGCTGGCAACGTTGGCTATGGCACTACAGGAGGAACCAGCGCGCACCTGAACACCTTTTTCGACACAACTTACCCTCAGATTGAGAGCGACTTCAGTAAAGAAGCGGCTAAGCTTGTCGCCCAAACTGGTAAAGAGGCCATGGGCATCATTAAGGGCTATATCGACAAATATCAGGCAGATTGCGATTTCGAGTGTAAAGACGGGTATCTGTACTCAGAAAATGAGCGTGAAACCAAGGAATTAAAAGAGATCCTGGAGTCTTCCGCTGAAGCTGGGGTGGAAGTGGAGGAAGCCAGTGAAAACGGGGTGACGGTTCCTTTCGAAAGCGTGATCAGGTTTGGCAATCAGGCACAGTTTCACCCGATGAAATATCTGGCAACCCTGGCCAAGGCATTTACCGATATGGGCGGCATCGTACTGGAGAATGCTTTTGTGACCAATCGTAAAAGTAAAGACGGGCTGAGTGAGGTGGTTACGGATAAAGCTCAGATAAAAGGCCGTAACGTGGTTTATGCTACACATCTGCCGCCGGGAATTACTGCTTTTAGTTTGCGCTGCGCGCCATACCGGAGTTATGTGATCGGCGCCAGACTTAAAAATGAACAGTATCCAGGCAGTCTGACCTACGATATGCAGGAGCCTTATCATTATTTCCGTACGCATGAAATAGAAGGTCAGAAGTATCTGATCGTTGGTGGAGAAGACCATAAGACCGGTCACGATAATCCCGAAGAAGCCTTTGCGAACCTGGAGTCTTATCTCCGGCAGTATTATGAGGTGGAAAGTATCGACTATCGCTGGTCGTCGCAATATTATGTGCCGGTCGACGGCCTCCCGTATATAGGTTCGATGGCGGCTGCCGACGAGCAAGTTTATATCGCTACAGGTTTTAACGGTAATGGGATGATCTTCGGAACGATCTCTGGAAAGATCATCAGCGATCAGATTCTCGGCATAGAAAATCCATATTCGCAGCTTTATAGTCCTTCGCGGCTTAAGCCTATCGCAGGCTTCTCTGAATTTGTAAAGGAGAACGCTGATGTAGCCTGGCGGTTTGTGGCCGATCGTTTCGGAACCGAGGAGCTTGAGGCGGTGGCCGATCTGAAGCCAGGCGAAGGAAAGGTAGTGGAATTTGATGGCGACCGCCTTGCGGTTTACAAAGACGCAGGCGGTAAGGTTACTGCGCTGAGTCCCGTATGTACGCACGCAGGATGTATCGTTAATTTCAATGCCGCTGAAAAAAGCTGGGATTGTCCGTGTCATGGCGGCAGGTTCGACACATCAGGTAAAGTGCTGTGCGGCCCGCCTCAGAAAGACCTGGAGCAGGTAGCATTCTCTTAG
- a CDS encoding zinc-dependent alcohol dehydrogenase, with translation MLAMNYRGPYRVRAEQRPMPEILHPEDAIVRVTRTCICGSDLHLYHGMVPDTRVGQTFGHEFTGVVEEVGPLVKNLKVGDQVLVPFNIACGKCNFCKQGLYGNCHESNPMATAVGGIFGYSHTAGGFDGGQAEYVRVPYADVGPTVIPPDMDPDDAVLLTDVVPTGYQAAEMGGIKEGDTVVVFGAGPIGIMAARCAWFFGPSRVIIIDHVDYRLEFARNYAKCEAYNFKEMNDPVVFLKKITDWYGADVCIDCVGCEAEGNTLQTFSGRVMMMQAGSGTALQWAINSVKKGGIVSIVGVYGPPFNLIPIGNVLNKGITVRANQASVKRLLPRLIDHVQSGRLNPKGLITHRIPLEEVSDAYRLFSSKLDNCIKTVLIPSAKP, from the coding sequence ATGTTAGCAATGAATTACAGAGGCCCCTATAGGGTCAGGGCAGAACAAAGGCCGATGCCAGAGATACTTCACCCGGAAGATGCGATTGTCCGGGTAACGCGTACTTGCATCTGCGGTTCCGATCTGCATCTTTATCATGGTATGGTGCCCGACACCAGGGTGGGCCAGACTTTTGGTCACGAGTTTACCGGTGTGGTTGAAGAAGTTGGTCCGCTGGTCAAGAATTTGAAAGTAGGCGATCAGGTACTGGTGCCGTTTAACATTGCCTGCGGAAAATGTAATTTCTGCAAGCAGGGCCTGTATGGTAACTGTCATGAATCGAACCCTATGGCCACAGCGGTTGGCGGTATTTTCGGGTATTCACACACTGCAGGTGGTTTTGATGGCGGACAGGCAGAATATGTCCGAGTACCCTACGCCGATGTTGGCCCTACAGTCATTCCGCCCGACATGGATCCGGATGATGCTGTTTTGCTGACGGATGTGGTTCCCACGGGATACCAGGCTGCTGAGATGGGAGGTATAAAAGAAGGCGATACGGTAGTCGTATTTGGCGCCGGACCTATCGGCATTATGGCCGCAAGATGTGCCTGGTTCTTTGGCCCTTCGCGTGTAATTATCATAGACCATGTCGACTATCGCCTGGAATTTGCGCGCAACTATGCTAAGTGTGAGGCGTATAACTTCAAGGAAATGAACGACCCTGTAGTGTTCCTTAAAAAGATTACCGACTGGTACGGTGCTGATGTTTGTATAGACTGTGTAGGCTGTGAGGCCGAAGGAAACACGTTACAGACCTTCAGCGGCAGGGTGATGATGATGCAGGCTGGCTCAGGTACGGCTTTGCAGTGGGCGATAAACTCTGTGAAAAAAGGCGGAATCGTCTCCATCGTAGGTGTGTACGGCCCGCCGTTCAACCTTATCCCAATTGGAAACGTGTTAAATAAAGGTATTACGGTCCGTGCAAATCAGGCATCCGTGAAGCGGCTGTTGCCAAGGTTGATCGACCATGTGCAGTCAGGCAGGCTTAACCCTAAAGGATTGATCACGCATCGTATTCCGCTCGAAGAGGTGTCGGATGCCTACCGGCTCTTCTCATCCAAGTTAGACAATTGTATTAAAACCGTGCTGATCCCATCGGCTAAACCTTAA
- a CDS encoding DUF4142 domain-containing protein — MKNSIRLPMLAIAAAMAYSCGNAERGDRDAASTQVIDSISDTTERAQAMTADIDLPGDEKTFINAAATGGLMEVEAGKAALTTSKNESVRKFAEMMVRDHTKANAELATIASKLGIQLPTSLPKDKQAHLKGMQSLNDKKFDEQYMLMMIKDHSATVKLFTEGARLSDADVKSFASKTLPVLTQHYNEALKIGKTMNLNNSGNGDDPQGMSPAPGHTN, encoded by the coding sequence ATGAAAAACTCTATCAGATTACCAATGCTGGCTATTGCCGCTGCGATGGCCTACTCATGCGGAAATGCGGAGCGTGGCGACCGCGACGCGGCTTCCACCCAAGTGATTGATTCTATCAGTGATACAACCGAACGTGCGCAGGCTATGACGGCCGACATAGATTTGCCCGGCGATGAAAAGACATTTATCAATGCGGCCGCTACAGGCGGGTTGATGGAGGTTGAAGCAGGCAAAGCGGCACTAACCACCTCTAAAAATGAGTCGGTGAGAAAATTTGCTGAGATGATGGTGAGGGATCATACCAAAGCCAACGCCGAACTGGCCACTATCGCGTCCAAACTAGGCATACAACTGCCTACATCTTTACCTAAGGATAAACAGGCGCACCTAAAGGGCATGCAAAGTCTGAACGACAAAAAGTTCGATGAGCAGTACATGCTTATGATGATCAAAGACCATTCGGCGACTGTAAAACTGTTTACCGAAGGCGCCCGGTTGTCGGATGCCGACGTGAAATCTTTCGCCTCTAAAACTTTACCAGTACTTACCCAGCACTATAACGAGGCGCTTAAAATTGGTAAGACCATGAACCTGAACAATTCCGGCAACGGCGATGATCCGCAGGGCATGAGTCCGGCACCAGGCCATACCAATTAA
- a CDS encoding energy transducer TonB: MLKPITLLSLLFVFMYSNLALSQHLRRHDIANLTAEDYKGAAPESNARTAFTDVRIYYRLDSITTLADNKVKLSFITKVDQKKESSYLNRDKFSSPPFDKMISHEQGHLLIGFICANRAEKLFSSKVWSANYKEEIRSAFAQYLRNHFHALQSDYDEATSHGSDLKRQEIWAARLSLMFEETYNGSVEDVGLPTGDAAVATNVESQPEFPGGAQAMYKFIGDSYSYPSDLRPRPEGRIVVQFVVDQDGYVVEPRIRESLHPRLDAEALRVVKRMPRWTPGVQGGRAVRVLYNLPINLK, translated from the coding sequence ATGCTCAAACCTATTACCTTGCTCTCTCTGCTTTTCGTCTTCATGTATTCGAATTTAGCCTTAAGCCAGCATCTCAGACGACACGACATTGCCAACTTAACCGCTGAAGATTATAAAGGTGCTGCTCCCGAAAGTAACGCAAGAACCGCTTTTACCGACGTGCGGATTTATTATCGGTTAGATTCCATTACGACGCTGGCAGACAATAAGGTTAAGCTTTCATTCATCACGAAGGTGGATCAGAAAAAAGAAAGCAGTTACTTGAACCGCGACAAGTTTAGCAGTCCGCCTTTCGATAAAATGATCAGCCATGAGCAAGGTCATCTGCTCATCGGTTTCATCTGTGCAAACAGGGCAGAAAAGCTTTTCTCGTCGAAGGTATGGTCGGCAAACTATAAGGAGGAAATTCGATCAGCTTTTGCGCAATACCTGAGAAATCATTTTCACGCGCTGCAGTCTGACTACGATGAGGCAACCAGTCACGGTTCCGACCTGAAGCGCCAGGAAATCTGGGCGGCACGATTGAGCCTGATGTTTGAGGAAACATATAACGGAAGTGTTGAGGATGTGGGCTTGCCGACAGGCGATGCAGCAGTGGCCACAAATGTCGAGTCGCAGCCGGAGTTTCCGGGTGGAGCTCAGGCGATGTATAAATTTATTGGCGACAGTTACAGCTACCCGAGCGATCTGCGTCCTCGTCCGGAAGGACGCATAGTGGTTCAGTTCGTTGTAGATCAGGATGGCTATGTCGTAGAACCGAGAATACGTGAAAGCCTTCACCCGCGTCTCGATGCAGAGGCGCTTCGGGTGGTAAAACGCATGCCCAGATGGACACCTGGGGTACAGGGGGGAAGGGCGGTGCGTGTCCTGTACAATTTGCCCATCAATCTTAAATAG
- a CDS encoding Hsp20/alpha crystallin family protein → MTLVKFNPAQKNNALMPGFNDVFDSIFNDTFFSDRMISRVPAVNISESQDHFHIELAAPGLNKGDFKLNLDRNMLNISVEQSMENKDQEKNYSKREYSYSSFVRSFTLPESADPNQIDASYTDGILKIDIAKREEAKSIARQIEIK, encoded by the coding sequence ATGACATTGGTTAAATTTAATCCAGCACAAAAAAACAATGCATTAATGCCAGGCTTTAATGACGTTTTTGACTCAATTTTCAACGACACCTTTTTCTCAGATCGAATGATCAGCCGGGTACCCGCTGTAAACATCAGCGAAAGCCAGGATCATTTCCATATTGAACTGGCGGCCCCAGGCTTAAATAAAGGCGACTTCAAACTAAATCTCGACCGTAACATGCTTAACATTTCGGTTGAGCAGAGCATGGAAAACAAGGATCAGGAAAAGAATTACAGCAAGCGTGAGTACAGCTACAGTTCGTTCGTAAGATCGTTCACACTTCCTGAAAGTGCCGATCCGAATCAGATAGATGCAAGCTATACAGATGGTATTCTGAAGATCGATATCGCGAAAAGAGAAGAAGCGAAATCCATCGCCCGACAGATCGAAATTAAGTAA
- a CDS encoding PRC-barrel domain-containing protein gives MEMEEQHRTTYLEPLRGSDFEIADHQSDITGWEVVDTDGNDIGEVEDLIFDSNELKVRYLIVRLSAEISSSSKAVLMPIGVVDLDEDDDEVIVPGVSGAFLESLPEYEPGKVLSPAAELAIRYAFLGENALPHAEAVVYDTHPSDFYKHQHFDDARLNRGR, from the coding sequence ATGGAAATGGAAGAACAACACCGCACGACTTACCTCGAGCCGCTCCGCGGGAGCGATTTTGAAATCGCAGATCATCAATCGGACATTACCGGCTGGGAAGTGGTCGATACCGATGGTAATGATATCGGCGAAGTTGAAGACCTGATCTTCGACAGCAATGAACTTAAGGTAAGGTACCTGATTGTGAGGCTGTCGGCGGAAATCAGTTCCAGTTCAAAAGCTGTGCTGATGCCGATCGGCGTGGTAGATCTGGATGAGGATGATGACGAAGTGATCGTACCCGGCGTATCTGGAGCTTTCCTGGAGTCGCTGCCCGAATACGAACCAGGTAAGGTGCTTTCGCCTGCCGCAGAACTAGCCATCAGATATGCTTTTTTGGGCGAGAACGCCTTGCCGCATGCCGAAGCGGTGGTCTACGATACCCATCCCTCTGATTTCTACAAGCACCAGCACTTTGACGATGCCCGCCTAAACCGGGGCAGATAA
- a CDS encoding VOC family protein yields the protein MTAKNPFVWTEISVSDLARAKKFYETVLQVQLSDLPVPESMQAEPGSDDYFEMIAFPGDMMGPGCSGTLVRSGMNRPGPGGTMVYFHSEDCDIETGRVEAAGGKVIAGKMSLGEYGFCSICEDSEGNAIGFHSMK from the coding sequence ATGACAGCAAAAAATCCGTTTGTGTGGACCGAGATCAGCGTTTCTGATCTGGCAAGAGCAAAGAAATTTTACGAAACCGTACTGCAGGTGCAGCTATCTGACCTCCCGGTGCCGGAGAGCATGCAGGCCGAGCCCGGGAGCGACGATTATTTTGAGATGATAGCTTTTCCCGGCGATATGATGGGGCCGGGCTGCAGCGGTACATTGGTACGTTCTGGTATGAACCGGCCAGGTCCGGGCGGTACTATGGTATATTTTCATAGCGAGGACTGTGACATTGAGACGGGCAGGGTGGAGGCTGCGGGCGGCAAGGTCATCGCCGGAAAGATGTCGCTGGGCGAGTATGGATTTTGTTCCATCTGTGAAGACTCCGAAGGCAATGCCATCGGTTTTCACTCCATGAAATGA
- a CDS encoding voltage-gated chloride channel family protein gives MKFRSEHLAIMKYALRWTLLIVPAAIVIGSAVALFLWLLHWATQFRFQHTWLLFLLPLAGLLIHLLYTTIGKSSEKGNNLIITQINDGGDGIPRVMAPIILITTVLTHLFGGSAGREGTAVQMGGGIADMFRKWFRLDEAETKVMLTAGIAAGFGAVFGTPLTGAVFALEVLVLGRMRYNALLPALIASIVGDLTVSAWGLHHAAYHINVAAQSDYSYARYFAIDLLLLLKVIAASVVFGLVSWLFIASLNGVKAFFGRFFTHQWMVPVLGGLTIIALSFALGKPDYLGLGVEAEYPGAVTVSSAFEAGGADAWSWLWKLVYTSITLGSGFKGGEVTPLFYIGATLGNTLSAILNAPVSLFAALGFIAVFSGATNTPLACTIMGVELFGSQYTLFFAVACFTAYLFSGTAGIYSAQKKPVAGRHHFME, from the coding sequence ATGAAGTTTCGATCTGAACATCTTGCCATCATGAAGTACGCCTTGCGGTGGACACTGCTTATTGTTCCAGCGGCTATTGTCATCGGAAGTGCGGTTGCGCTCTTTCTCTGGCTCCTGCATTGGGCAACGCAGTTCCGGTTTCAGCATACCTGGCTGCTTTTTCTATTACCACTGGCAGGCCTGCTTATTCATCTGCTCTATACCACCATCGGTAAATCCTCCGAGAAGGGAAACAACCTCATCATCACGCAGATCAATGACGGCGGAGACGGTATTCCAAGAGTCATGGCGCCGATTATTCTGATTACTACCGTGCTTACCCACCTGTTTGGCGGCTCTGCCGGACGGGAAGGCACTGCTGTCCAAATGGGCGGCGGCATTGCAGATATGTTCCGCAAATGGTTCAGATTAGATGAGGCTGAGACGAAAGTTATGCTTACTGCCGGTATCGCTGCCGGATTTGGAGCCGTGTTTGGCACACCGCTCACAGGCGCAGTATTTGCGCTTGAGGTATTGGTACTGGGCAGGATGCGGTACAATGCGCTGCTTCCGGCGCTCATTGCAAGCATAGTTGGCGATCTCACCGTATCGGCCTGGGGGCTCCATCATGCGGCATATCATATCAACGTTGCAGCACAGTCTGATTATAGCTACGCCAGGTATTTCGCGATAGATCTTCTATTGCTCCTGAAAGTTATTGCAGCCTCTGTAGTATTCGGACTGGTAAGCTGGTTGTTCATTGCCTCGCTCAATGGCGTCAAAGCTTTTTTCGGGCGTTTCTTTACGCATCAATGGATGGTTCCGGTTTTAGGTGGACTTACCATCATTGCGCTTAGTTTTGCGCTTGGTAAACCCGATTATCTGGGGCTGGGCGTGGAAGCCGAATATCCGGGGGCTGTGACGGTCTCCTCAGCTTTTGAGGCCGGAGGAGCAGATGCCTGGAGCTGGCTTTGGAAACTGGTTTACACCTCCATAACGCTCGGCAGCGGCTTTAAGGGCGGCGAGGTAACCCCGCTGTTCTATATCGGGGCTACACTCGGAAATACCTTGTCGGCCATACTAAACGCACCAGTAAGCCTCTTTGCCGCCCTCGGCTTCATTGCGGTGTTTTCTGGTGCTACCAACACGCCCTTAGCATGCACCATTATGGGTGTCGAACTCTTCGGCAGTCAGTATACGCTGTTTTTTGCTGTGGCCTGTTTTACGGCTTATCTTTTTAGCGGCACCGCCGGAATCTACAGTGCCCAAAAGAAACCTGTTGCTGGCAGGCATCATTTCATGGAGTGA
- a CDS encoding phosphatidylinositol-specific phospholipase C — translation MKTLKLRLPVYLVAALAFASCKKQDNPVEKFKPERLSNVSAAGVVPPGYGLSNWMGAVSDNTSIAQMSIPGTHDSGARTEPIGGTAKCQNLSIAEQLSAGVRFLDIRCRHIDNAFAIHHGAIYQNLNFNDVLNACISFLNSNPTETIIMSVKEEHTPSNNTRSFEQTFDSYVAQNSSKWDLGTGIPNLGTVRGKIKLLRRFGTGSPKGIDATAWADNTTFSINNSAANLKVQDFYNINDVNTKWTNVQTQLNDAHNDTSNRLYLNFCSGYKPGLFGIPSITTVSNFINPKVSTFFTNNTSGKYGVVILDFIDSSRSQLIANTNF, via the coding sequence ATGAAGACATTAAAACTACGACTGCCAGTTTACCTGGTTGCGGCGCTAGCCTTTGCGTCGTGCAAAAAACAAGACAATCCAGTAGAAAAGTTTAAACCCGAGCGTTTGAGCAATGTATCGGCAGCTGGCGTTGTCCCGCCGGGCTACGGACTTAGTAACTGGATGGGGGCCGTTTCCGACAATACGAGCATCGCTCAGATGTCAATCCCCGGTACGCATGATTCAGGCGCCCGTACCGAGCCCATCGGTGGTACTGCCAAGTGTCAGAATCTCAGTATTGCAGAACAGTTGTCGGCCGGCGTACGCTTCCTCGACATCCGCTGCAGGCATATCGATAATGCCTTTGCCATTCACCACGGTGCCATTTATCAGAACCTGAATTTCAATGATGTGCTGAATGCCTGTATCAGTTTTCTTAACAGCAATCCTACCGAGACCATTATTATGAGCGTGAAGGAGGAGCATACACCCTCAAACAATACCCGCAGTTTTGAGCAGACTTTTGATAGCTATGTAGCGCAAAACAGCTCTAAATGGGATCTTGGTACCGGTATACCTAACCTTGGAACTGTCCGCGGCAAGATTAAATTGCTGAGGAGATTTGGCACCGGAAGCCCTAAAGGAATCGATGCTACGGCCTGGGCTGATAACACCACGTTTAGCATCAACAATTCTGCAGCTAACCTGAAAGTTCAGGATTTCTATAATATAAACGATGTAAATACAAAATGGACAAACGTTCAAACACAGTTGAACGATGCGCATAACGACACGTCTAACCGCCTTTACCTGAATTTCTGTAGCGGATACAAGCCCGGCTTGTTCGGTATTCCAAGCATCACCACGGTATCCAACTTTATAAATCCTAAGGTAAGCACCTTTTTTACCAATAACACGAGTGGTAAATATGGTGTAGTCATTCTGGATTTTATCGACTCATCCAGGAGTCAGCTGATCGCGAATACAAATTTCTAA